Proteins encoded by one window of Cannabis sativa cultivar Pink pepper isolate KNU-18-1 chromosome 4, ASM2916894v1, whole genome shotgun sequence:
- the LOC115714458 gene encoding uncharacterized protein LOC115714458 isoform X2 — MSFQIILGSASMARRRLLTEMGYEFTILTADIDERSIRKETPEELVVALAEAKADAIISRLKSTGQLEEVSQERLLITADTVVVSYGQIREKPSSKEEARSFIKGYSGSQAAVVGSVLVTNLKTGKRRGGWERAEVYFHDIPEDIIDSLVEEAVTLNVAGGLTLENPLILRFVDAV, encoded by the exons ATGTCGTTCCAG ATAATACTGGGTTCGGCTTCAATGGCTCGGCGACGACTTCTTACTGAAATGGGATATGAGTTTACTATACTG ACTGCAGACATAGATGAGAGGAGTATAAGGAAAGAAACGCCAGAAGAATTGGTAGTGGCTTTGGCTGAGGCAAAA gCAGATGCCATAATATCAAGACTCAAAAGTACAGGTCAATTGGAAGAAGTTTCTCAGGAAAGACTCTTAATTACTGCAGACACA GTGGTGGTATCTTATGGACAAATTAGAGAAAAACCGTCCAGCAAGGAAGAAGCACGGAGCTTCAtcaaag GCTATTCTGGTAGTCAAGCAGCAGTTGTAGGATCTGTTCTTGTAACCAACCTTAAAACTGGAAAAAGAAGAGGAGGATGGGAGCGAGCAGAG GTTTATTTCCATGACATACCAGAGGACATTATTGACAGCCTG GTTGAAGAGGCAGTCACACTCAATGTTGCTGGGGGCTTGACACTGGAAAATCCCCTGATACTGCGTTTTGTAGATGCAGTG TGA
- the LOC115714458 gene encoding uncharacterized protein LOC115714458 isoform X1, which translates to MSFQIILGSASMARRRLLTEMGYEFTILTADIDERSIRKETPEELVVALAEAKADAIISRLKSTGQLEEVSQERLLITADTVVVSYGQIREKPSSKEEARSFIKGYSGSQAAVVGSVLVTNLKTGKRRGGWERAEVYFHDIPEDIIDSLVEEAVTLNVAGGLTLENPLILRFVDAVVGTSDAVMGLPKALTEKLIHEAL; encoded by the exons ATGTCGTTCCAG ATAATACTGGGTTCGGCTTCAATGGCTCGGCGACGACTTCTTACTGAAATGGGATATGAGTTTACTATACTG ACTGCAGACATAGATGAGAGGAGTATAAGGAAAGAAACGCCAGAAGAATTGGTAGTGGCTTTGGCTGAGGCAAAA gCAGATGCCATAATATCAAGACTCAAAAGTACAGGTCAATTGGAAGAAGTTTCTCAGGAAAGACTCTTAATTACTGCAGACACA GTGGTGGTATCTTATGGACAAATTAGAGAAAAACCGTCCAGCAAGGAAGAAGCACGGAGCTTCAtcaaag GCTATTCTGGTAGTCAAGCAGCAGTTGTAGGATCTGTTCTTGTAACCAACCTTAAAACTGGAAAAAGAAGAGGAGGATGGGAGCGAGCAGAG GTTTATTTCCATGACATACCAGAGGACATTATTGACAGCCTG GTTGAAGAGGCAGTCACACTCAATGTTGCTGGGGGCTTGACACTGGAAAATCCCCTGATACTGCGTTTTGTAGATGCAGTG GTTGGAACAAGTGATGCAGTTATGGGACTACCTAAAGCTCTTACAGAAAAGCTCATTCACGAAGCACTCTAG